In one window of Tripterygium wilfordii isolate XIE 37 chromosome 1, ASM1340144v1, whole genome shotgun sequence DNA:
- the LOC119998871 gene encoding uncharacterized protein LOC119998871 produces the protein MKFLLRIRIRTLSTWPNRDGGEHTMLSYKLFPRRSSNATQRRNQKEKISKGKLKARIKRLRAEMVEIGEEQKRIREGKRQVRNKYQELKAEQEQLKMETNLISQHSLSIQQRLILLFKIFKAKVDNDFAKAAQLSQSLCDLIANQNVAK, from the exons ATGAAGTTCTTATTGCGGATCCGTATAAGAACTTTGTCCACTTGGCCTAACAGGGACGGTGGAGAGCATACTATGTTGTCATACAAATTGTTTCCAAGGAGGAGTTCAAATGCTACACAAAGGAGGAATCAG AAAGAAAAGATTAGCAAGGGGAAATTGAAGGCACGCATAAAACGTTTAAGAGCTGAAATGGTAGAGATCGgtgaagaacaaaaaagaatCAGAGAGGGAAAAAGACAAGTTAGAAACAAATATCAAGAGCTAAAGGCTGAACAGGAGCAACTCAAGATGGAGACCAACCTCATCTCACAGCATAGCCTCAGTATCCAACAACGTCTCATTCTACTCTTCAAAATCTTCAAAGCTAAAGTTGACAACGATTTTGCAAAagcagctcaactctctcagtcTCTTTG TGATTTAATAGCAAATCAAAACGTGGCAAAGTGA